Proteins from one Clostridium cellulovorans 743B genomic window:
- a CDS encoding ATP-binding protein codes for MKRKSIVSLILIATMIISVSGCGSKEKTIVLTEDVKSEPIPEEVFNNIFDPFIKHSKTNNRDSRGLGLYLCKEIIKEHEGAITIENGTMVKIKISLMVQN; via the coding sequence ATGAAAAGAAAATCTATAGTTTCATTAATCTTAATAGCAACAATGATAATAAGTGTTTCAGGATGTGGAAGCAAAGAAAAAACAATTGTATTAACAGAGGATGTAAAAAGTGAACCAATTCCTGAGGAAGTGTTTAATAATATATTCGATCCTTTTATAAAGCATAGTAAGACTAATAATAGGGACAGTAGGGGCTTAGGGCTATATTTATGTAAGGAAATTATTAAGGAACATGAAGGGGCAATAACTATAGAAAATGGAACAATGGTAAAAATAAAAATTTCTTTGATGGTTCAAAACTAA
- a CDS encoding IS30 family transposase, protein MSKYLTYEERLDIQACLKENLSFGAIGKIVKKDRTTIAKEIKKHATEIKTGYSGWPYNTCKRRSSCKLKRICKKEECTHPSAQYCKICCNCNDLCSEFEEEICSSSFKPPYVCNGCGQLNRCTLKKMMYYADDAQTAFEENISDARSGILSSEAELARLNTLISPLIKQGQSIHQIYIDHINELMCSEKTLYNYIDACLFDVRNIDLPRKVKYRPRYKKSEFKVDKGCRIGRNYKDFQAFMEKNPELSIVQMDSVIGSKGGNVLLTIHFVNTSLMLAFVRDSNTSQSVIDVFEHIYQVIGKTEFKNLFPVILTDNGSEFSNPKAIEFGPDGLRRTYVFYCDPSSPYQKGSIEVNHELVRRILPKGTTFELLDQKDICLMMNHINSYKRKKLNNRSPFQAFSFYYGEDLLHRLDCFSVAAEEIILKPALLKK, encoded by the coding sequence ATGTCTAAATATTTAACTTACGAAGAACGCCTTGATATTCAGGCGTGTTTAAAAGAAAATCTTTCTTTTGGAGCAATTGGCAAGATAGTTAAGAAAGATCGTACTACTATCGCCAAGGAGATAAAGAAGCATGCAACTGAAATAAAAACTGGATACAGTGGGTGGCCATACAATACCTGTAAACGCCGCTCAAGCTGCAAACTAAAACGTATATGCAAAAAAGAAGAGTGTACTCATCCTTCAGCACAGTACTGTAAGATTTGTTGCAACTGCAATGATCTTTGTTCAGAGTTTGAAGAAGAAATCTGTTCAAGTAGTTTTAAACCACCTTATGTTTGTAATGGGTGTGGACAGCTTAACAGATGTACTCTTAAAAAAATGATGTATTATGCAGATGATGCCCAGACCGCCTTTGAAGAAAACATATCAGATGCAAGGAGTGGAATTCTCTCAAGTGAAGCGGAGCTTGCAAGACTGAATACTTTGATTTCACCACTGATTAAACAAGGTCAATCGATACACCAGATATATATCGATCATATAAATGAGCTCATGTGTAGTGAAAAGACACTCTATAACTACATAGATGCATGCCTCTTTGATGTACGAAACATTGACTTACCACGCAAGGTAAAATATCGACCACGCTACAAGAAATCAGAATTCAAAGTTGATAAAGGATGCCGTATAGGCCGGAATTACAAAGATTTTCAAGCCTTTATGGAAAAGAATCCAGAGCTTTCTATTGTACAAATGGATTCCGTTATAGGAAGCAAAGGTGGAAATGTCCTATTAACCATTCACTTTGTGAATACTAGTCTTATGTTGGCGTTCGTGCGTGATTCAAATACCTCACAGTCGGTTATTGATGTTTTTGAACATATTTATCAGGTAATAGGAAAAACAGAGTTTAAGAATTTGTTTCCAGTCATCCTTACGGATAATGGCAGTGAGTTCTCCAATCCGAAAGCCATTGAATTTGGACCTGATGGACTTAGAAGAACTTATGTGTTTTATTGTGATCCAAGCAGCCCTTATCAAAAGGGCTCCATAGAGGTAAATCATGAGTTAGTTCGAAGAATTCTCCCTAAAGGGACTACTTTTGAGCTTTTAGACCAAAAAGACATATGTCTTATGATGAACCATATAAATTCATACAAAAGAAAAAAGCTGAACAACAGGAGTCCATTCCAGGCGTTCAGCTTTTACTATGGAGAAGATTTACTACACAGGTTAGATTGTTTCTCAGTAGCAGCTGAGGAAATCATTCTAAAACCAGCACTTCTCAAAAAATAA
- a CDS encoding DUF2975 domain-containing protein: MNQNIIKIKKISKAMMMVVRGLIIVLVVAMLYTTATSFVINNNNGLLKEIIAVGISSINALLIIAVLVVASRLLKSIGKDYTPFSSKNVKMLKVAAGLLMIFEPVHIIAQKIINTIRPVILENGQRIAAFSFFGGVFFVLGLVVFCIALTFEYGIELQKQSDETL; this comes from the coding sequence ATGAATCAGAATATTATCAAAATAAAAAAAATTAGTAAAGCAATGATGATGGTTGTTAGAGGGTTAATTATTGTGCTTGTCGTAGCTATGTTATATACTACAGCTACAAGTTTCGTAATTAATAACAACAATGGATTGTTAAAAGAGATAATTGCAGTAGGTATTTCTTCTATCAATGCATTGCTTATAATCGCTGTTTTAGTTGTAGCTTCTAGGTTGTTAAAATCTATAGGAAAGGATTACACCCCTTTCAGTAGTAAAAATGTAAAAATGTTAAAGGTGGCAGCTGGACTTCTCATGATATTTGAACCAGTACATATTATTGCACAGAAAATTATTAATACAATACGTCCTGTGATTTTGGAAAATGGTCAAAGAATAGCTGCATTCTCATTTTTCGGTGGTGTATTCTTTGTTTTAGGATTGGTTGTTTTTTGTATTGCTTTAACATTTGAATATGGAATAGAACTTCAAAAGCAATCTGATGAAACACTTTAA
- a CDS encoding helix-turn-helix domain-containing protein, with the protein MAIILRLDRMMADRKISLNELAEKVGIANVNLSNIKTGKVSAIRFSTLDAICDVLDCQPGDILEYKREQK; encoded by the coding sequence ATGGCTATTATATTAAGACTTGACCGAATGATGGCAGACCGTAAGATATCTTTGAATGAGCTAGCTGAAAAGGTTGGAATTGCAAATGTTAATCTTTCCAATATAAAAACTGGGAAAGTAAGTGCAATACGATTTTCTACCCTTGATGCTATTTGTGATGTATTAGATTGTCAACCAGGAGATATCTTAGAATATAAACGTGAACAAAAGTAA
- a CDS encoding GNAT family N-acetyltransferase, whose product MEVTIIKGNIEYINECEKALLNSKLGEVHFQEEGFARKILEDGVAREEIYIAIDSNQKCRGFIWIIIDGIFHSAPYLQLIAVDQESRGTGIGKKLLQFFEDLCFKNYNKLFLVVGEFNVDAKRLYESIGYIEVGAIPGLYKEGITEHLMMKLRE is encoded by the coding sequence ATGGAAGTAACTATAATTAAAGGGAACATAGAGTACATAAATGAATGTGAAAAAGCATTACTTAACTCAAAGTTAGGTGAAGTACATTTCCAAGAAGAAGGATTTGCAAGAAAGATCTTAGAAGATGGGGTTGCAAGGGAAGAAATATATATCGCAATAGATAGTAACCAAAAATGTAGAGGATTTATCTGGATTATTATAGATGGGATATTTCACTCTGCTCCATATCTACAACTTATAGCAGTAGACCAAGAAAGTAGAGGTACTGGTATAGGAAAGAAACTTCTACAGTTTTTTGAGGATTTGTGTTTTAAGAATTATAACAAGTTGTTTTTGGTAGTTGGAGAATTTAATGTAGATGCTAAAAGACTCTATGAAAGTATTGGATATATTGAGGTAGGAGCTATACCTGGTTTATATAAAGAAGGAATAACAGAACATTTGATGATGAAGCTTAGAGAATAG
- a CDS encoding fibronectin type III domain-containing protein, whose protein sequence is MNKKRKRVKVGIVLLLVIIAFLYYITWGIRPKVKIEVLDAKNIRISCNVHKNAEFYRIYRSDEKDGQYERIGTVRENKFIDEELKPSTTYWYKVAVIKDGKEGKLTFPSSGTTKELPPTPVNVSADSITFESATIRWNKAENVRNYYIYRADDENNYYNIIGQSINNSFIDRTLSPSKKYKYKITSNNENGESETSSEIKIETAKKAS, encoded by the coding sequence ATGAATAAAAAGAGAAAAAGAGTCAAAGTAGGTATTGTCTTGTTGTTAGTAATAATAGCCTTTTTGTATTACATAACTTGGGGAATAAGACCGAAAGTGAAAATAGAAGTCCTCGATGCTAAAAATATTAGAATCAGCTGTAATGTACATAAAAATGCAGAATTTTATCGTATATATAGAAGCGATGAAAAGGATGGTCAATACGAGAGAATAGGTACTGTAAGGGAAAATAAGTTTATTGATGAGGAGTTAAAGCCTTCAACTACATATTGGTATAAGGTAGCGGTGATAAAAGATGGGAAGGAAGGAAAGTTAACATTTCCATCTAGTGGAACTACAAAGGAGCTTCCTCCTACTCCGGTCAATGTATCAGCAGATTCTATTACTTTTGAAAGTGCCACTATAAGATGGAACAAAGCTGAGAATGTTAGAAACTATTATATTTACAGGGCAGATGATGAAAACAACTATTATAACATAATTGGACAAAGTATAAATAATAGTTTTATCGATAGAACATTATCACCAAGTAAAAAATATAAATACAAGATTACCTCTAATAATGAGAATGGAGAAAGTGAGACTTCTTCAGAGATAAAAATTGAAACTGCAAAGAAAGCTAGTTGA
- a CDS encoding PH domain-containing protein, which translates to MKEYVGYGGNKVTIDGQNVYIKQAFQKEECIFGDIKSVSFREPTILKNGAVVITTLKAKYEIMFLKKNLQEFKELYDMLYAKVYLKDDSSENNEYISNEDTNSNHTNQEFSVDETKKISRNANDMFQYCVDNKYGTGMTKSSSIKNFELIENSLNPDEEVLLCFCGLNNFVSMTKHDGHFAYVVTDKRFIMAQKKMIGQVVQAIPLKNISDCFLSAGAVMATIEIHTSKKTFKIEIGRSVATIINNKINEAISGGQVSSNATTYQGSPGTINDSATEILKLKELLDMGAITEEEFAAKKKIILGI; encoded by the coding sequence ATGAAAGAATATGTTGGATATGGTGGAAATAAAGTAACCATTGATGGACAAAACGTTTATATTAAACAGGCGTTTCAAAAAGAAGAGTGTATATTTGGGGATATCAAAAGCGTAAGCTTTAGAGAACCGACGATATTAAAAAATGGAGCTGTTGTGATTACAACTCTAAAAGCAAAATATGAAATTATGTTTTTGAAAAAGAATTTACAAGAATTTAAGGAATTATACGATATGCTTTATGCAAAAGTATATTTAAAAGATGATTCATCTGAAAATAATGAATATATAAGTAATGAAGATACAAATAGTAATCACACTAACCAAGAATTTTCAGTTGATGAAACAAAGAAAATCTCAAGAAATGCAAATGACATGTTTCAATATTGCGTGGATAATAAATATGGGACAGGAATGACAAAATCTTCTTCAATAAAGAACTTTGAATTAATAGAAAACTCTCTGAATCCAGATGAAGAAGTATTATTGTGTTTTTGCGGACTTAATAATTTCGTAAGTATGACTAAACATGATGGTCATTTTGCTTATGTTGTTACTGATAAAAGATTTATTATGGCACAAAAGAAAATGATCGGACAAGTTGTTCAGGCTATTCCATTAAAAAATATAAGCGATTGCTTTTTATCTGCAGGAGCAGTAATGGCTACTATAGAGATACATACTTCAAAGAAAACTTTTAAAATTGAAATAGGTAGAAGTGTAGCTACAATTATTAATAATAAAATAAATGAAGCGATTAGCGGTGGACAAGTATCAAGTAATGCAACAACTTATCAAGGTTCTCCAGGAACAATTAATGATTCAGCAACTGAGATTTTAAAGCTTAAAGAATTATTAGACATGGGTGCAATTACCGAAGAAGAATTTGCTGCTAAGAAAAAGATAATTCTTGGTATTTAA
- a CDS encoding SDR family NAD(P)-dependent oxidoreductase, giving the protein MKDFKGKVAVITGGANGIGFAIAEECAKREIKIVIADINELDLKKAEEKLKAQGAEVLALQTDVIKYEDMERLADKTLERFGHVDLLFNNAGVVVAGPAWSLSLRDWEWIMKVNVWGIIHGEKAFIPIMLKQDTECHIINTASAAGLLSLDGMSAYHTSKFAAVALSESTYLDLQCVTDKIKMSVFCPGFIQTDLNNCERHRPKDYDNDMEDEYYHSDSYKAKEEQKHKVIQNGIPVDMVGATIFEAIEEEKFYILTHPEINPLIGLRTRNILEGGNPSIKDIVGVK; this is encoded by the coding sequence ATGAAAGATTTTAAAGGTAAAGTAGCGGTTATTACAGGAGGAGCAAATGGCATTGGCTTTGCAATAGCTGAGGAATGTGCAAAGAGAGAAATTAAGATAGTAATAGCCGATATCAATGAATTGGATTTAAAGAAAGCAGAAGAAAAGCTTAAAGCGCAAGGTGCTGAGGTATTAGCTTTGCAGACAGATGTGATAAAGTATGAGGATATGGAGAGGCTTGCGGATAAAACACTTGAAAGATTTGGACATGTAGATTTATTATTTAATAATGCTGGAGTTGTAGTTGCAGGACCAGCTTGGTCATTATCCTTAAGAGATTGGGAATGGATTATGAAAGTTAACGTATGGGGAATTATTCATGGGGAAAAAGCTTTTATTCCAATAATGTTGAAGCAAGATACAGAATGCCATATTATAAATACAGCTTCTGCAGCTGGACTTTTGAGCTTAGATGGGATGTCGGCATACCATACCTCAAAATTTGCAGCAGTTGCTCTTTCTGAATCTACTTATCTAGATCTTCAATGTGTAACAGATAAAATAAAAATGTCGGTATTTTGTCCAGGCTTTATACAAACAGATTTAAATAATTGTGAAAGGCATAGACCAAAGGATTATGATAATGATATGGAGGATGAATATTATCACAGTGATTCCTATAAGGCAAAAGAGGAACAGAAACATAAGGTTATCCAAAATGGTATTCCAGTAGATATGGTTGGAGCAACTATATTTGAAGCCATTGAGGAAGAGAAGTTTTATATTTTGACTCATCCAGAAATTAATCCATTAATCGGATTAAGAACAAGAAATATCCTTGAGGGTGGAAATCCATCTATAAAGGACATAGTAGGAGTCAAGTAG
- a CDS encoding HAD family hydrolase codes for MDLELFKKEYYRYNKDLQKGKIRHKEIWGKLCEELGMEIDIDILYESFINTPIDNQMMEIVNKFKEEGYKVGIVTDNKKDRMDSIIRYYGWNNIFDAITVSAEVGSGKSHNEIFLKTIESLKMEADQCVFIDNQEKNLIVPESMGMKVIYFDHIEREHEKLLNTLRNYI; via the coding sequence GTGGATTTAGAACTATTTAAAAAAGAATATTATAGATACAATAAAGATCTTCAGAAGGGAAAGATTAGGCATAAAGAGATTTGGGGCAAGCTATGTGAAGAGCTAGGTATGGAAATTGATATAGATATTTTGTATGAATCTTTTATAAATACTCCTATAGATAATCAGATGATGGAGATTGTAAATAAATTCAAAGAAGAAGGTTATAAGGTAGGAATAGTCACTGACAATAAAAAAGATCGTATGGATAGTATTATTAGATACTATGGTTGGAATAATATTTTTGATGCTATTACTGTCTCAGCTGAGGTTGGTTCTGGAAAAAGTCATAATGAAATTTTCTTAAAAACCATAGAGTCTTTGAAGATGGAGGCTGATCAATGTGTATTTATTGATAACCAAGAAAAAAATCTTATTGTCCCTGAAAGTATGGGAATGAAGGTTATATATTTTGACCATATAGAAAGAGAGCATGAGAAACTTTTAAATACACTTAGAAATTATATATAA
- a CDS encoding glycoside hydrolase family 43 protein, which translates to MNAYLFVHFKEKSTPDGEQVYFAVSTDGFNWEQVNGGEPVLWSVKGDKGVRDHTIVRTKNGKFYILATDLSLANGFDTKYKGSWINVGTEGSKHLSMWESDDLVNWSEQKMIELGDEDFGCIWAPDVIYESKNDDYVIHWSSSHASNNYGNKAIFYTRTKDFQSFTKPQILCRKDDSGIIDSAIYEEDGMFYRFLKSEANPTGIILEKGKTLTGAYSRIEAFDEEMAKLGHPAYEAPTAFKLADGRWCLMIDFFGVQGEGQGYVPFIANSIDSGKFIRSDESFSFPYRFKHGTVLSITMEEYSRIKQK; encoded by the coding sequence ATGAACGCATATTTATTTGTGCATTTTAAGGAAAAGAGTACCCCTGATGGAGAGCAAGTATATTTTGCTGTTAGTACTGACGGATTTAATTGGGAACAAGTAAATGGTGGAGAGCCTGTTCTATGGAGTGTAAAAGGGGATAAGGGAGTACGTGATCATACTATTGTAAGAACAAAGAATGGTAAGTTCTATATTCTCGCTACAGATCTAAGCCTTGCTAATGGTTTTGATACTAAGTATAAGGGCAGTTGGATAAATGTTGGCACAGAGGGAAGTAAGCATCTTTCAATGTGGGAATCCGACGACCTTGTGAATTGGTCAGAGCAGAAGATGATAGAATTAGGTGATGAAGATTTTGGCTGTATTTGGGCACCAGATGTTATATATGAAAGCAAAAATGATGATTATGTAATTCATTGGTCTTCAAGTCATGCCTCTAATAATTATGGAAATAAGGCAATTTTTTATACTCGTACAAAGGATTTTCAGAGTTTTACTAAACCACAGATTCTTTGCAGAAAAGATGATAGTGGAATAATAGATTCTGCAATCTATGAGGAAGATGGTATGTTTTATCGTTTCTTAAAGAGTGAGGCAAATCCTACAGGTATCATATTAGAAAAGGGAAAAACTCTTACTGGAGCATATTCAAGAATCGAAGCTTTTGATGAGGAAATGGCTAAATTAGGTCATCCAGCCTATGAAGCGCCTACAGCCTTTAAGCTAGCTGATGGAAGATGGTGTTTGATGATAGACTTTTTCGGTGTACAAGGTGAAGGTCAAGGTTATGTTCCATTTATAGCGAATAGTATTGATAGTGGTAAGTTTATTCGCTCAGATGAGAGCTTTAGCTTTCCTTATCGTTTTAAACATGGCACTGTGCTTTCCATTACTATGGAGGAATATAGTAGAATTAAGCAAAAATAA
- a CDS encoding methyl-accepting chemotaxis protein, producing MDNSFNDKPKVISKSKYVAQTLVTVVPLSILVGLLFGYFTLHLTGKQLLICSLGYIASGLALGILAAFKNYKKFIAPLAIISKLSYNVKNKNLSYSVDFSKARGQKEIIDNLNSSIEQLKFLVTSTRDEAHVIETNVEGINVNISNLTEYIEEVQATTEQLSGKMEETVASAHEMSETSHEIEKAVHSIAEKSQEGEGKSVDISEKARNIMKISEDNQRDTINMFKETETNLKQSIEKAGAVREINILAESILQITSQTNLLALNAAIEAARAGEAGKGFSVVADEIRKLAEQSNETITKIQNTTAIILDSVEDLTNNSSKMLNFIETKVLKDYDTLVQTSKEYNNDALYYKDFSMDLSSTSEELLAAVQDVIKTIELVAALANEGSIGTIDITNKVSDISTKTNYVLDQVIKSKDSSDKLTAEVSQFKL from the coding sequence ATGGATAATAGTTTTAATGATAAACCAAAAGTTATTTCAAAATCAAAATATGTAGCACAAACTCTAGTAACAGTTGTTCCGCTCAGTATATTAGTAGGCCTTTTATTTGGATATTTTACGCTGCACCTCACTGGAAAACAATTATTAATTTGTTCATTAGGATATATTGCCTCGGGACTAGCTCTTGGAATTTTAGCCGCATTTAAAAATTACAAGAAATTCATTGCACCCTTGGCAATAATTTCCAAACTATCTTATAATGTTAAAAATAAAAATTTATCTTACAGTGTAGACTTTTCAAAAGCTAGAGGCCAAAAAGAAATCATAGATAACTTAAATTCTTCAATTGAACAATTAAAATTTCTTGTTACTTCTACAAGAGATGAAGCACACGTAATAGAAACAAATGTCGAAGGCATTAATGTAAACATTTCCAACCTCACTGAATATATAGAAGAAGTACAAGCAACTACAGAACAATTATCTGGAAAGATGGAAGAAACGGTGGCTTCAGCACATGAAATGTCTGAAACTTCTCATGAAATTGAAAAAGCTGTTCATTCTATAGCAGAAAAATCTCAAGAAGGCGAAGGCAAGTCTGTAGATATAAGTGAAAAAGCTAGAAATATAATGAAGATCTCAGAAGACAACCAAAGAGATACAATAAACATGTTTAAAGAAACAGAAACTAACTTAAAGCAATCAATTGAAAAAGCAGGGGCTGTAAGGGAGATAAATATTTTAGCTGAATCTATACTTCAGATTACCTCACAGACAAACCTTCTTGCACTTAACGCTGCCATTGAAGCAGCAAGAGCTGGAGAAGCTGGGAAAGGCTTTAGCGTAGTTGCAGATGAAATAAGAAAACTAGCAGAACAATCAAATGAAACAATAACTAAAATACAAAATACAACAGCAATAATTCTAGATTCTGTTGAAGATTTAACAAATAACTCTAGCAAAATGCTTAACTTTATAGAGACGAAGGTGTTAAAGGATTATGATACCTTAGTTCAAACAAGCAAAGAATATAATAACGATGCTTTATATTATAAAGATTTTTCTATGGACTTAAGTTCAACCTCTGAAGAACTTTTAGCAGCTGTGCAGGATGTAATAAAAACCATAGAATTAGTAGCAGCTTTAGCTAATGAAGGTTCTATAGGAACTATAGATATAACAAACAAAGTTTCAGACATAAGCACTAAAACTAACTATGTATTAGACCAAGTTATAAAGTCAAAAGATAGCTCTGATAAGTTAACTGCTGAAGTTTCTCAATTTAAACTTTAG
- a CDS encoding sporulation protein, which translates to MSFFKKVLSSVGIGGAKVDTVLSQKSVRIGEDLEGVVNIVGGNVEQTISRIEVELKTEYLKEIDDSKVRCTANLLRLVVARDLVIAPNERKQIPFGFTVPKHTPVSMSRRNVWVETELEIPLALDPEDRDYIDVRPSRVMDVVLDAVINVLGFRLREVECEAGHLRGGHGEFTQEFEFVPQSAFRGKLDELEITFLPSDDGIMIYMQVDRRVRGLKSFLQEAAGLDESYLRVGISEYDASQGSNHVARMLEDVISRYC; encoded by the coding sequence ATGAGTTTTTTTAAAAAGGTATTATCAAGCGTAGGTATTGGTGGAGCAAAGGTAGATACAGTACTTTCCCAGAAAAGTGTGAGAATTGGTGAAGATTTAGAAGGTGTTGTAAATATTGTAGGCGGAAATGTAGAACAAACTATTAGTAGAATAGAAGTAGAGCTTAAAACAGAATACTTAAAGGAAATTGATGATAGCAAAGTAAGATGTACAGCAAATCTTTTAAGGTTAGTAGTAGCTAGAGATTTGGTTATTGCACCTAATGAAAGAAAACAAATTCCTTTTGGGTTTACGGTACCAAAGCATACTCCAGTTAGTATGAGTAGAAGAAATGTTTGGGTAGAAACAGAATTAGAAATTCCGTTAGCACTTGATCCAGAAGATAGAGATTATATAGACGTGAGACCAAGCCGTGTAATGGATGTTGTTTTAGATGCAGTAATAAATGTGTTAGGCTTTAGATTAAGAGAAGTTGAGTGTGAAGCTGGACATCTTAGAGGTGGGCATGGTGAATTCACTCAAGAATTTGAATTTGTACCTCAATCAGCTTTTAGAGGAAAACTAGATGAATTAGAAATTACATTCCTACCAAGTGATGATGGAATTATGATTTATATGCAGGTTGATAGAAGAGTAAGAGGCTTAAAATCATTTTTGCAAGAAGCTGCAGGTCTAGATGAATCTTATTTAAGAGTTGGAATTAGTGAATATGATGCATCACAAGGAAGCAATCATGTAGCTAGAATGTTAGAAGATGTAATCAGTAGATATTGCTAA
- a CDS encoding M23 family metallopeptidase: MNISTVPKDFIINAPVEIRGNVISNFLLHGLSIKNDTDETIVIKNITFGLYTADVLVKQIGYQGKALENALKDFAEKCTWLGEGFGAKLFLGKEGFFTPSHFAKTVTLAPNEETGIFNEYFTIVYDTAIDKLLVNISYTTADEIFTQEWQLEITEYHNKNQYIFPLKGTICTCGNFNSLLDHRQHYSMEFAIDMAQYNSEQKLAFKEDMKEEDYIVYGKDILAIADGEIVDCYHSFFMTSSWDWEERRPYMEKYGLAAQCGNYVVIKHANDEYSFYGHLIKDSLTVKKGDKVKQGEVIGKVGHTGLSNCPHLHFQLMDGPDFLSSKGLPCSFINIKDVTGSNIGFIEEDNIIVHAE; encoded by the coding sequence ATGAATATAAGTACAGTTCCAAAAGACTTCATAATTAATGCACCAGTTGAAATAAGAGGAAACGTAATATCAAACTTTCTCTTACATGGTTTAAGCATCAAAAATGATACTGATGAAACTATTGTAATAAAGAACATAACCTTTGGTTTATACACTGCTGATGTGTTAGTGAAACAAATAGGTTATCAAGGTAAAGCTCTTGAAAATGCCCTGAAAGATTTTGCAGAAAAGTGTACTTGGCTTGGTGAAGGCTTTGGAGCTAAGCTTTTTTTAGGTAAAGAAGGCTTTTTTACCCCTTCCCACTTTGCAAAGACTGTAACCCTTGCTCCTAATGAGGAAACTGGTATATTTAATGAATATTTCACGATTGTATATGACACTGCCATAGATAAGCTATTAGTAAATATATCTTACACCACGGCTGATGAAATATTTACACAAGAGTGGCAACTTGAAATAACTGAATACCACAACAAAAATCAATACATTTTCCCACTTAAAGGTACTATATGTACCTGTGGTAATTTCAATAGCTTATTAGACCATCGTCAGCACTATTCTATGGAATTTGCTATTGATATGGCTCAATATAATTCTGAACAAAAACTCGCTTTCAAGGAGGACATGAAGGAAGAAGATTATATAGTATATGGTAAGGACATACTTGCCATAGCTGATGGAGAAATAGTAGACTGCTACCATAGCTTTTTCATGACTTCTTCATGGGATTGGGAAGAAAGAAGACCTTATATGGAGAAATACGGTCTTGCCGCACAGTGTGGAAATTATGTAGTTATAAAACATGCTAATGACGAGTATTCTTTTTATGGTCATCTAATCAAAGATAGTTTAACTGTAAAAAAAGGTGATAAAGTAAAGCAAGGTGAAGTTATTGGCAAAGTTGGTCACACAGGATTGTCCAACTGTCCACACTTACACTTTCAACTAATGGACGGCCCAGATTTCTTATCAAGTAAAGGGTTGCCTTGTTCCTTTATAAATATAAAAGATGTTACTGGTAGCAACATTGGCTTTATAGAAGAAGATAACATCATAGTCCATGCAGAATAA